From one Eucalyptus grandis isolate ANBG69807.140 chromosome 9, ASM1654582v1, whole genome shotgun sequence genomic stretch:
- the LOC104419115 gene encoding probable inactive shikimate kinase like 1, chloroplastic has translation MATIHFATYNGGLKFRGDSSAIALSSISPFSAASYSSSSSSSSSSSATSSSSSAAKPRRSRLQASLRRKSLTATRALPEETTLSAQPEAVVDPTLALKKKAVDVAPALKGTSIFLVGMKSSIKTQLARLLAEALRYYFFDSDALVEEAAGGEASAKLLRETDEQGFRESEAEVLKQLSSMGRLVVCAGDGAVQSSTNLGFLRHGISIWIDVPLDIVARGLVEDLPSSQPSTSQSYSEVLAQLAAMYEETRVGYATADANVSLQKVASQCGHDDFSDVTVEDLAMEVLKEIEKLTRVKKMMAEAGRPF, from the exons ATGGCGACGATCCATTTCGCCACTTACAACGGCGGCCTCAAATTCCGCGGCGATTCCAGCGCAATCGCTCTGAGCTCCATATCGCCGTTCTCCGCCGCGTcgtattcttcttcttcgtcgtcgtcgtcgtcgtcgtcggcgacGTCCTCCTCGTCGTCTGCTGCTAAACCGCGCCGTTCGCGGCTCCAAGCATCTCTTCGTCGGAAATCGCTCACCGCGACCCGCGCGCTGCCCGAGGAGACCACACTCA GTGCACAACCGGAGGCCGTGGTCGATCCTACCCTTGCGCTTAAG AAAAAAGCTGTGGATGTTGCGCCAGCATTGAAAGGAACTTCCATATTTCTTGTCG GGATGAAGAGCTCCATTAAAACTCAGTTGGCTAGACTTTTGGCGGAAGCATTACGATATTACTTCTTTGATAG TGATGCATTGGTCGAGGAAGCTGCTGGCGGTGAAGCTTCTGCAAAACTTCTTAGGGAGACAGATGAGCAAGGATTTCGTGAGTCTGAG GCAGAAGTTTTAAAGCAGTTATCATCCATGGGTCGCTTGGTTGTTTGTGCTGGAGATGGTGCAGTTCAGAGTTCAACTAATCT GGGATTCCTTAGACATGGGATCTCGATATGGATAGATGTGCCCTTAGATATTGTTGCCAGGGGGTTGGTAGAAGACCTTCCTTCTTCTCAACCATCTACTTCCCAATCATATTCAGAG GTCTTGGCTCAGCTAGCTGCAATGTATGAGGAAACAAGAGTGGGGTATGCTACAGCTGATGCAAATGTGTCACTTCAAA AAGTAGCTTCTCAGTGTGGTCATGATGATTTCAGTGACGTAACTGTGGAAGACTTGGCCATGGAG GTTCTTAAGGAGATTGAAAAATTGACTCGAGTAAAGAAGATGATGGCAGAAGCAGGAAGACCTTTCTAG
- the LOC104419116 gene encoding uncharacterized protein At2g33490 isoform X2 → MKSSFDRLRRFAALHKSDHKEKPEFLPSAQLDELGQASKDMQAMRNCYDSLLSAAAATANSAYEFSESLREMGTCLLEKTSHGDEETDSFMTAEQSFADRVLSMLGQVQFELHKLIDSYRSHIFTTIINPSESLFSELRNVEEMKRQCDEKRQAYEFMMTQQREKGKSKSGKVDNLSLQQIQRAQDEFEEEATLCVFRLKSLKQGQSRSLLTQAARHHAAQLNFFRKGVKSLEAVEPHVRMVTEEQHIDYQFSGLEDDGEDGEDDGADVYEAKLDGESSFDYRQDTRGLSMVSQLKNSMEVDDVNLSYTQSSTQEGAEVNIEKSQGDVRIREYKMGSHSAPLFPEKKFDPVEKARHVQQLSSPKSNSYVLPTPVDVKTPPLRTSNSATRSRPAGVSGQNPNLWHSSPLEIGKQDLKSVPEVRESTNGHNGFGQLPPPLMEGLVYNTEKVKRQAFSGPLTPMPKKHVLNASGPIFLSHEAQLVSGIPPRAAQPSSPKASPTASPPLVSSPRISELHELPRPPVNFAMKPVKSSGFIGHSAPLVPRNPEGSANSRIPSAASPLPPPPLNMPRSFSIPSSSQRAMGINVAKTAESQQLLEKVEEVSSPPLTPISLVDIKPVSNVAAYQPGTIRGE, encoded by the exons ATGAAGTCTTCTTTCGATAGGCTTCGGCGATTCGCGGCGCTCCACAAGAGCGATCACAAGGAGAAGCCGGAGTTTCTGCCCTCGGCTCAGCTCGATGAGCTCGGCCAGGCATCGAAG GACATGCAAGCGATGAGGAATTGTTATGATAGCTTGCTCTCGGCTGCTGCTGCAACAGCAAACAGCGCATATG AGTTCTCGGAATCACTGCGGGAGATGGGTACTTGTCTCTTGGAGAAAACTTCACACGGTGATGAAGAGACTG ATTCTTTTATGACTGCCGAGCAATCATTTGCAGATAGAGTACTGTCAATGCTGGGACAAGTCCAGTTTGAACTTCATAAACTTATTGACAGCTAT CGTTCTCATATATTCACGACAATTATAAATCCATCAGAATCTCTTTTCAGTGAACTTCGGAATGTTGAG GAGATGAAGAGACAATGCGATGAGAAAAG ACAAGCATACGAATTTATGATGACGCaacagagagaaaaaggaaagtcgAAGAGTGGGAAAGTTGATAATTTGAGTTTGCAGCAAATACAAAGAGCACAAGATGAATTTGAAGAGGAGGCGACTCTATGTGTTTTTCGATTAAAATCGTTGAAGCAAGGGCAGTCTCGAAGTCTTCTTACTCAGGCAGCCCGTCACCATGCTGCTCAG CTAAATTTCTTCCGGAAGGGTGTAAAATCCCTTGAGGCAGTTGAACCTCATGTCAGAATGGTTACAGAGGAACAGCATATTGATTACCAATTTAGTGGACTTGAAGATGATGGGGAAGATGGCGAAGATGATGGTGCAGATGTCTACGAAGCTAAACTAGATGGAGAATCGAGTTTTGACTACAGACAAGATACTCGGGGCCTGAGTATGGTTTCGCAATTAAAGAATTCAATGGAG GTGGACGATGTGAACCTTTCATATACTCAAAGCTCTACTCAAGAAGGTGCAGAG GTGAATATTGAAAAAAGCCAAGGGGATGTCCGTATTAGAGAATACAAAATGGGCAGCCATTCAGCTCCACTATTTCCTGAGAAGAAGTTTGATCCTGTTGAGAAAGCAAGACATGTGCAGCAATTATCTTCACCAAAGTCGAACTCGTACGTGTTGCCTACTCCTGTTGATGTGAAGACTCCTCCTTTAAGAACAAGTAATTCAGCTACACGCTCTAGACCAGCTGGCGTTAGTGGACAGAACCCAAATTTGTGGCATTCTTCTCCACTGGAGATAGGAAAGCAAGACCTAAAATCTGTACCAGAAGTCAGAGAGAGCACTAATGGTCACAATGGTTTTGGCCAATTGCCTCCTCCTCTGATGGAGGGACTTGTGTACAACACAGAAAAAGTCAAAAGGCAAGCCTTCTCTGGTCCCCTGACGCCGATGCCTAAGAAGCATGTCCTAAATGCAAGTGGTCccatctttctttctcatgAAGCCCAACTGGTTTCTGGAATACCTCCACGCGCTGCTCAGCCTTCATCTCCAAAAGCATCCCCTACTGCTTCACCTCCTCTTGTTTCTTCTCCAAGGATAAGTGAGCTTCATGAGCTTCCTAGACCACCTGTTAATTTTGCTATGAAGCCAGTCAAATCTTCTGGATTCATTGGTCACTCTGCTCCATTAGTGCCCAGAAATCCGGAGGGTTCTGCAAACAGTAGAATACCCTCAGCAGCGTCTCCACTTCCACCTCCTCCGTTGAATATGCCTCGAAGTTTTTCCATTCCTTCAAGTAGTCAGAGAGCAATGGGAATCAATGTGGCTAAGACAGCGGAGTCCCAACAACTTTTAGAAAAGGTGGAAGAAGTGTCTTCGCCTCCATTAACTCCTATTTCTCTTGTGGACATTAAACCAGTTTCAAATGTTGCTGCCTATCAGCCCGGTACTATAAGAGGTGAATGA
- the LOC104419116 gene encoding uncharacterized protein At2g33490 isoform X3, producing MKSSFDRLRRFAALHKSDHKEKPEFLPSAQLDELGQASKDMQAMRNCYDSLLSAAAATANSAYEFSESLREMGTCLLEKTSHGDEETDRVLSMLGQVQFELHKLIDSYRSHIFTTIINPSESLFSELRNVEEMKRQCDEKRQAYEFMMTQQREKGKSKSGKVDNLSLQQIQRAQDEFEEEATLCVFRLKSLKQGQSRSLLTQAARHHAAQLNFFRKGVKSLEAVEPHVRMVTEEQHIDYQFSGLEDDGEDGEDDGADVYEAKLDGESSFDYRQDTRGLSMVSQLKNSMEVDDVNLSYTQSSTQEGAEQVNIEKSQGDVRIREYKMGSHSAPLFPEKKFDPVEKARHVQQLSSPKSNSYVLPTPVDVKTPPLRTSNSATRSRPAGVSGQNPNLWHSSPLEIGKQDLKSVPEVRESTNGHNGFGQLPPPLMEGLVYNTEKVKRQAFSGPLTPMPKKHVLNASGPIFLSHEAQLVSGIPPRAAQPSSPKASPTASPPLVSSPRISELHELPRPPVNFAMKPVKSSGFIGHSAPLVPRNPEGSANSRIPSAASPLPPPPLNMPRSFSIPSSSQRAMGINVAKTAESQQLLEKVEEVSSPPLTPISLVDIKPVSNVAAYQPGTIRGE from the exons ATGAAGTCTTCTTTCGATAGGCTTCGGCGATTCGCGGCGCTCCACAAGAGCGATCACAAGGAGAAGCCGGAGTTTCTGCCCTCGGCTCAGCTCGATGAGCTCGGCCAGGCATCGAAG GACATGCAAGCGATGAGGAATTGTTATGATAGCTTGCTCTCGGCTGCTGCTGCAACAGCAAACAGCGCATATG AGTTCTCGGAATCACTGCGGGAGATGGGTACTTGTCTCTTGGAGAAAACTTCACACGGTGATGAAGAGACTG ATAGAGTACTGTCAATGCTGGGACAAGTCCAGTTTGAACTTCATAAACTTATTGACAGCTAT CGTTCTCATATATTCACGACAATTATAAATCCATCAGAATCTCTTTTCAGTGAACTTCGGAATGTTGAG GAGATGAAGAGACAATGCGATGAGAAAAG ACAAGCATACGAATTTATGATGACGCaacagagagaaaaaggaaagtcgAAGAGTGGGAAAGTTGATAATTTGAGTTTGCAGCAAATACAAAGAGCACAAGATGAATTTGAAGAGGAGGCGACTCTATGTGTTTTTCGATTAAAATCGTTGAAGCAAGGGCAGTCTCGAAGTCTTCTTACTCAGGCAGCCCGTCACCATGCTGCTCAG CTAAATTTCTTCCGGAAGGGTGTAAAATCCCTTGAGGCAGTTGAACCTCATGTCAGAATGGTTACAGAGGAACAGCATATTGATTACCAATTTAGTGGACTTGAAGATGATGGGGAAGATGGCGAAGATGATGGTGCAGATGTCTACGAAGCTAAACTAGATGGAGAATCGAGTTTTGACTACAGACAAGATACTCGGGGCCTGAGTATGGTTTCGCAATTAAAGAATTCAATGGAG GTGGACGATGTGAACCTTTCATATACTCAAAGCTCTACTCAAGAAGGTGCAGAG CAGGTGAATATTGAAAAAAGCCAAGGGGATGTCCGTATTAGAGAATACAAAATGGGCAGCCATTCAGCTCCACTATTTCCTGAGAAGAAGTTTGATCCTGTTGAGAAAGCAAGACATGTGCAGCAATTATCTTCACCAAAGTCGAACTCGTACGTGTTGCCTACTCCTGTTGATGTGAAGACTCCTCCTTTAAGAACAAGTAATTCAGCTACACGCTCTAGACCAGCTGGCGTTAGTGGACAGAACCCAAATTTGTGGCATTCTTCTCCACTGGAGATAGGAAAGCAAGACCTAAAATCTGTACCAGAAGTCAGAGAGAGCACTAATGGTCACAATGGTTTTGGCCAATTGCCTCCTCCTCTGATGGAGGGACTTGTGTACAACACAGAAAAAGTCAAAAGGCAAGCCTTCTCTGGTCCCCTGACGCCGATGCCTAAGAAGCATGTCCTAAATGCAAGTGGTCccatctttctttctcatgAAGCCCAACTGGTTTCTGGAATACCTCCACGCGCTGCTCAGCCTTCATCTCCAAAAGCATCCCCTACTGCTTCACCTCCTCTTGTTTCTTCTCCAAGGATAAGTGAGCTTCATGAGCTTCCTAGACCACCTGTTAATTTTGCTATGAAGCCAGTCAAATCTTCTGGATTCATTGGTCACTCTGCTCCATTAGTGCCCAGAAATCCGGAGGGTTCTGCAAACAGTAGAATACCCTCAGCAGCGTCTCCACTTCCACCTCCTCCGTTGAATATGCCTCGAAGTTTTTCCATTCCTTCAAGTAGTCAGAGAGCAATGGGAATCAATGTGGCTAAGACAGCGGAGTCCCAACAACTTTTAGAAAAGGTGGAAGAAGTGTCTTCGCCTCCATTAACTCCTATTTCTCTTGTGGACATTAAACCAGTTTCAAATGTTGCTGCCTATCAGCCCGGTACTATAAGAGGTGAATGA
- the LOC104419116 gene encoding uncharacterized protein At2g33490 isoform X1, whose translation MKSSFDRLRRFAALHKSDHKEKPEFLPSAQLDELGQASKDMQAMRNCYDSLLSAAAATANSAYEFSESLREMGTCLLEKTSHGDEETDSFMTAEQSFADRVLSMLGQVQFELHKLIDSYRSHIFTTIINPSESLFSELRNVEEMKRQCDEKRQAYEFMMTQQREKGKSKSGKVDNLSLQQIQRAQDEFEEEATLCVFRLKSLKQGQSRSLLTQAARHHAAQLNFFRKGVKSLEAVEPHVRMVTEEQHIDYQFSGLEDDGEDGEDDGADVYEAKLDGESSFDYRQDTRGLSMVSQLKNSMEVDDVNLSYTQSSTQEGAEQVNIEKSQGDVRIREYKMGSHSAPLFPEKKFDPVEKARHVQQLSSPKSNSYVLPTPVDVKTPPLRTSNSATRSRPAGVSGQNPNLWHSSPLEIGKQDLKSVPEVRESTNGHNGFGQLPPPLMEGLVYNTEKVKRQAFSGPLTPMPKKHVLNASGPIFLSHEAQLVSGIPPRAAQPSSPKASPTASPPLVSSPRISELHELPRPPVNFAMKPVKSSGFIGHSAPLVPRNPEGSANSRIPSAASPLPPPPLNMPRSFSIPSSSQRAMGINVAKTAESQQLLEKVEEVSSPPLTPISLVDIKPVSNVAAYQPGTIRGE comes from the exons ATGAAGTCTTCTTTCGATAGGCTTCGGCGATTCGCGGCGCTCCACAAGAGCGATCACAAGGAGAAGCCGGAGTTTCTGCCCTCGGCTCAGCTCGATGAGCTCGGCCAGGCATCGAAG GACATGCAAGCGATGAGGAATTGTTATGATAGCTTGCTCTCGGCTGCTGCTGCAACAGCAAACAGCGCATATG AGTTCTCGGAATCACTGCGGGAGATGGGTACTTGTCTCTTGGAGAAAACTTCACACGGTGATGAAGAGACTG ATTCTTTTATGACTGCCGAGCAATCATTTGCAGATAGAGTACTGTCAATGCTGGGACAAGTCCAGTTTGAACTTCATAAACTTATTGACAGCTAT CGTTCTCATATATTCACGACAATTATAAATCCATCAGAATCTCTTTTCAGTGAACTTCGGAATGTTGAG GAGATGAAGAGACAATGCGATGAGAAAAG ACAAGCATACGAATTTATGATGACGCaacagagagaaaaaggaaagtcgAAGAGTGGGAAAGTTGATAATTTGAGTTTGCAGCAAATACAAAGAGCACAAGATGAATTTGAAGAGGAGGCGACTCTATGTGTTTTTCGATTAAAATCGTTGAAGCAAGGGCAGTCTCGAAGTCTTCTTACTCAGGCAGCCCGTCACCATGCTGCTCAG CTAAATTTCTTCCGGAAGGGTGTAAAATCCCTTGAGGCAGTTGAACCTCATGTCAGAATGGTTACAGAGGAACAGCATATTGATTACCAATTTAGTGGACTTGAAGATGATGGGGAAGATGGCGAAGATGATGGTGCAGATGTCTACGAAGCTAAACTAGATGGAGAATCGAGTTTTGACTACAGACAAGATACTCGGGGCCTGAGTATGGTTTCGCAATTAAAGAATTCAATGGAG GTGGACGATGTGAACCTTTCATATACTCAAAGCTCTACTCAAGAAGGTGCAGAG CAGGTGAATATTGAAAAAAGCCAAGGGGATGTCCGTATTAGAGAATACAAAATGGGCAGCCATTCAGCTCCACTATTTCCTGAGAAGAAGTTTGATCCTGTTGAGAAAGCAAGACATGTGCAGCAATTATCTTCACCAAAGTCGAACTCGTACGTGTTGCCTACTCCTGTTGATGTGAAGACTCCTCCTTTAAGAACAAGTAATTCAGCTACACGCTCTAGACCAGCTGGCGTTAGTGGACAGAACCCAAATTTGTGGCATTCTTCTCCACTGGAGATAGGAAAGCAAGACCTAAAATCTGTACCAGAAGTCAGAGAGAGCACTAATGGTCACAATGGTTTTGGCCAATTGCCTCCTCCTCTGATGGAGGGACTTGTGTACAACACAGAAAAAGTCAAAAGGCAAGCCTTCTCTGGTCCCCTGACGCCGATGCCTAAGAAGCATGTCCTAAATGCAAGTGGTCccatctttctttctcatgAAGCCCAACTGGTTTCTGGAATACCTCCACGCGCTGCTCAGCCTTCATCTCCAAAAGCATCCCCTACTGCTTCACCTCCTCTTGTTTCTTCTCCAAGGATAAGTGAGCTTCATGAGCTTCCTAGACCACCTGTTAATTTTGCTATGAAGCCAGTCAAATCTTCTGGATTCATTGGTCACTCTGCTCCATTAGTGCCCAGAAATCCGGAGGGTTCTGCAAACAGTAGAATACCCTCAGCAGCGTCTCCACTTCCACCTCCTCCGTTGAATATGCCTCGAAGTTTTTCCATTCCTTCAAGTAGTCAGAGAGCAATGGGAATCAATGTGGCTAAGACAGCGGAGTCCCAACAACTTTTAGAAAAGGTGGAAGAAGTGTCTTCGCCTCCATTAACTCCTATTTCTCTTGTGGACATTAAACCAGTTTCAAATGTTGCTGCCTATCAGCCCGGTACTATAAGAGGTGAATGA
- the LOC120288490 gene encoding pentatricopeptide repeat-containing protein At1g62670, mitochondrial-like, whose product MTLVELSMFFKRNAISLFSISIRSFHFRSSHATSSKTPNSSASYTHGESGPDGGFRRLHDAVSCFDAIVKMQALPPVKEFSRVLSIVVWMRHYSAAVALIKEMHSRGVGLNVYIWGILMNCLCRLRRVELCFAILGRVLKLDFKANLVMLNTLYNTEEIRCKL is encoded by the coding sequence ATGACGCTCGTAGAGTTGTCGATGTTTTTCAAGAGAAATGCGATCTCCCTCTTCTCTATCTCCATTCGCTCGTTTCACTTTCGTAGTTCGCATGCTACTTCAAGCAAGACTCCTAATTCATCAGCAAGCTACACGCACGGCGAATCTGGACCCGACGGTGGTTTCAGGAGGCTCCATGATGCCGTTTCCTGCTTCGACGCAATCGTCAAGATGCAAGCTTTGCCTCCCGTGAAGGAATTCAGCCGGGTGTTGTCCATCGTGGTTTGGATGAGGCATTACTCTGCCGCCGTCGCTTTGATCAAGGAGATGCATTCTCGCGGGGTGGGCTTGAATGTCTACATCTGGGGGATCCTGATGAACTGCCTCTGCCGCTTGAGGAGGGTGGAGCTGTGTTTTGCTATTCTAGGCAGAGTCTTGAAGCTCGATTTCAAGGCCAACTTGGTGATGTTGAACACGCTATATAATACCGAGGAAATAAGATGCAAACTGtaa